A region of the Hyperolius riggenbachi isolate aHypRig1 chromosome 9, aHypRig1.pri, whole genome shotgun sequence genome:
agcagccttttttcagctgcatgatgacaaatataaaatattacatttattggaggaacccctccctacctttcatattgccaggacagaatccggcaaactggtggagtaggaggtgtccggcaaaggaggaattgctaatggctgccacctgtataaccctacttatgaaaagagaagggtgaaaagcatgcactgaaatgctcataggcttgaaggagtgtttatttatctttgtcagagtggtgcaactaaatatttttaattaaaaaaatgtttggtttgagtccGCTTTAACTAGTAGGCAATCGCTGCATTTCTAATAAATTTCAAATAAGTGACAATTGTTATGCGTCTATTAATGGCCTCCGTCCTGATGCCAGGCACTCAGAACTCTAAACCTTTTGCGATTCAGGCATGTTATTGACCTGAGTAAGTGGGATTTTAAcacacaaaatatttttttttcctttttgaacatacagacttatgctgggaacacaccatgCAAATTTCCCATCCGATCGACAAGAATCGGggaattatttctgacatgtccaatctgtaATAAATCAAAAAAGGAATCGATTTTCCAAAGTCATCATCGGAAAATAGATTCCTTTATCGATTGTTTATACCTGTTTGATTTACACATATTTGTTTGATTCTGTcaataagggctctgcctctgatataggattcctgggttcaaatctcgtctctaCCTGTATAGTAAGccagtgcctattcagtaaggagtccttgggctagactccctaacacttctactgcctatggagcgcaatctagtggctgcagctcaagcactgagtccaccaggagaaaattacaatataaatgttgtttgtcttgtcaaTATAAAGGTTTAACCCAGATGGAATTTGGCCATTGTTGCATACTTGAAATTATCTGGGCATAAAATGCTTAATCTGTATCTAGGGCTTAACAAGGCTGCCTCCCTCCACTTCTTCCTGCTCTGATGTATGGAATGTATTACTGTTTATACATTATCTATTATGTTTTTGTCCTTCCTAAACCCTATTTGCTGAGCTTCCAGTAGAGAGTCTATTTTCTTATTTAGGTCTGGAacccattttctgagcactttgcgatttgaaaactcttgctaatgtaatgtgatgggtgtgatcccacttgagcgatgtcattttataaaaatcctccccatagcattgcattagcaagagctttttcaaatcactagcgattaaaaattgcttctagtgggtttctggccttagccTGTTTGGTAAAATCTTCACATAGATTTTTGTGTTTATCAGGGAGACTGAGCAGTAATCAGCATTttctgtttgtgctttttcttttAAGATTAATGTAGTTATTGCTTTGTTGGTTCCTGCATCAGATTTACCATCAAGAAGAAGGCTAGTTAGTATAGTCATCTGGGCTTGGACTTTTATAGTTGACCAGCTTCTTTGGTATGTCTAGCAATTTCTCCATCCTCATTGTTTCTGCCAGTTCTTCCGTGTCCTGTTCggtcagtataggtaggttaattattttttttaaaaataccttGTAGGTTATTAGCAGTTGACAGCAATGCCTGAGGGTGTGCCACTGTCCCCTCTCTATAGCTCTTAGAATCACACTATACAGTTGAGGAAATCATGGAAAAATAGAATATTTATTCATTATATAATAAGGAAAACAGGGTTAGATTGAGAGTCAGCTGGTCACGGCATCTTCCTCCACTTTCCCTAAATTCCATTCTGTCAGCAGCTCTGAACAGACCTCGGTGTAGAGCAAGTCCCAGTCCCAGCGCACATCGTCCTGCGGAGACCAATAGTGTTACAGAGCTACTGGCACCTCCCTCAGACAATACTGCCAGACTCCTCCTCTACATCACACCAGCAAACTCCTCTCCCACATCACAGAGCCAGACTTCTCCCCTAAATCACActgacagtcccccccccccccctcctccaaacGGCCAAACTCCTCCCCTACATcacactgccacactcctgtgaACCACACTGCCAGTTTCCTGCCCAATAccacactgccagactcctcccctacatcacaatgccagactcttcccataacccccccccccagtctcctCCCCTACATCACACTGCCAGTTTCCTCTCCACcatactgcctgactcctcccttgcATCACACTGCCAATCTCCTCCCCTACATCACACCACCAGACTTCTTCCTTATATCACACTGCCAGTCTTCTCCCCTACATCACACCACCATTccacccccccttcctccccccccccaacacactgccAGTCTCCTTCTCTACACCAAACTGCCATTCTCTTTCCAATACATGGTGCTGGCAATGACCTCCACCAAGATATGTGACACTCGGGTAGTAAGACTGACAGAAATATCACCACTGCAGGTGCCCTCGTACCTCTCTCACTTCTCCTTCTGGTGACAAGACTTTGGTGAGGAGCTTCAGATCAATGTCTCCATCCTGACAAAAGAGAAATATTGTGTCACCCAGGTGTAAGGGGTAGGGGTACACTGAAGGTGCAGGGAGAATAGCGAGGGCTCTCACCAGGGTCTGGAAAGCTGCATGTCTCATGAGGTCATTGTCTAGGTCTCTGTAGGTCATCACTCGATTTACTTGCACACTACAAAACAAAAAACCGGTTATTACACAGAGCCCGGGAGCAGAGACCGCGCACAGCCCGGGGGGCAGAGACCGCGCACAGCCCGGGGGGGCAGAGACCGCGCACAGCCCGGGGGGGCAGAGACCGCGCACAGCCCAAGGGGCAGAGACCGCGCACAGCCCGGGGGGCAGAGACCGCGCACAGCCCGCCAGGCAGAGACCGCGCACAGCCGCGGGCAGAGACCGCGCAGAGAGCCGTAGAGCAGAGACCGCACAGAACGCGGGAGCAGAGACCGCACAGAGCGCGGGAGCAGAGACCGCACAGAGCACAGTAGCAGAGACCGCACAGAGCCGTGGAGCAGAGATCGCACAGAGCACAGGCAGGAGCAGAGACCGCACAGAGCCCAGGAGCAGAGACCGCACAGAGCCCAGGAGCAGAGACCGCACAGAGCCCAGGAGCAGAGACCGCACAGAGCCCAGGAGCAGAGACCGCACAGAGCCCAGGAGCAGAGACCGCACAGAGCCGTGGAGCAGAGACCGCACAGAGCCGTGGAGCAGAGACCGCACAGAGCCGTGGAGCAGAGACCGCACAGAGCACAGTAGCAGAGACCGCACAGAGCACAGGCAGGAGCAGAGACCGCACAGAGCCATAGAGCAGAGACCGCACAGAGTGCAGGAGCAGAGACCGCACAGGGCGCAGGAGCAGAGACCGCACAGGGCGCAGGAGCAGAGACCGCACAGGGCGCAGGAGCAGAGACCGCACAGGGCGCAGGAGCAGAGACCGCACAGGGCGCAGGAGCAGAGACCGCACAGGGCGCAGGAGCAGAGACCGCACAGGGCGCAGGAGCAGAGACCGCACAGAGCAGTGAATAGCGCTCTCACCTGGGTGGAGCTGCCACCTGCAAagccaactcctcctcctgcacttCCTCCAGATCAGGAATCACTGGGATATCTGTGGAGACATAACCAGGGGTGTGACATTTCCTGCGTTCCGACCCCTACACTGATTGCTGCACTGACAGCCAATCTTAATGAGGCTCAccataagggctcgttcacactatgagcatttgaacatttttttaagcgctggcgtttTTGAtatcgccctaaaagtgcttgtgcaatgatttcctatgagaatgTTCACATGTGAGCGTTACAATTTTAGTAAAttcgcaaacgcgctacatgtatcattttctgagcgctcaggctcaatggaaggtatagggaaatcgcaaagtgtttTGTACAGCGATTTtccgagcgcttttaagaataaatacattgtatttattcttttccgggtcaaagaattcacttcctgactaacgtgcggaagtgaaaatctcaatcgctcatcaaaagcgcttagaaaagcacttttctaagctcaaagtgcagggaaaagctcaataaatcgctcaacgcttgcgatttataatgtgatcaAAACCTAAAAGGAGGAAACCACTGTCTCTCCCTGCCCCAAACTACCACTGCTTCCCCTGTACTCCGCTGGTATCCCTGTCCTCTCCACTAGTCCCGAGCTCCACCGGTATCCCCATCCACTCCGCATCGCTCCACCGGTATCCCCATCCACTCTGCCACTGCAGTACTCCACCTGTATCACTGTCGTCTCTGCCACCCCCACTTCCTCTGTATCTCTGTCCTCTCTGCCACCACTGTGCTCCGCCTGCATCCCCATCATCTCCAACACCCTGCGCTCTGCCCGTATTCATGTCCTCTGTGCCACCCAAGCGCACCACCTGTATCTCCGTCCTCTCTAACACCCCTGAGCTCCCCCGGTATCCCTGTCCAATCTGCCACCCCCACTTCCTCTATATCTCTGTCCTCTCCACCACCGCGCTCCGCCTGCATCCCCATCATCTCCACCACCCCAGCGCTCTGCCGGTATCCCCATTCTCTCTGCCACTCCCCCTGTATCCCCATACCCTCCGCCACCCCGTGCTCTGCCTGTATATCCATCCTCTGCCAACCCTGCACTCCACCTCTCTGTCTTCTCCGCTACCCCCGCACTGGGCCTGTATCTCCGCCACCTCTGTTCTCCACCTGTATCCCTGTCCTCTctgcccccatcccccccccaatCCTGTATCTCTGTCCTCTATATTACGGTAAGCCTGCCAATACTATTACGGAAGAACTAATGCTAATACAGTGACTGTTAGACTCACCGCTACCATCATCTGATTCCTCCAGACTTTGTTGTCTCAGGCGGCTGCTGTAGAACAGAGATCACACAAATCACAACGAAATCTATCAAGGTTAGAGGAAAACAAACTCAAACTGAAAATGAATGATGGCCTTCACTGTACGTAGATGCACAGGGCAGACGTGTGGTCACACAGCGCATCATGTATGTAGAAGCCTTGTGGTCACGCAGCACATGGTTACATAGCTAAAGGGAAAGTGTAGTGTGGTACTTACTCCTCGACATCCTCACTGCCACGCTTCCCCATTCTGAAACAAAGGATAAGGACTGATTTAATATGGTTGCCATACACATACAGATCTATAGTCAACAGACATATGTCTTACAGCATGTGTACTGTAATATGATAATAAAGTGCCTACAGATCATGTGATGCCAgagccgctgctgcccccgccacAGCATGGATGCAAAATTAGTGACACACACATTAACACCAGAGAGCGCTACTCACCTGCTTGCCCCAGAGGAGTCATCGGCCCACCCTCCTTGACGAAGTGGTTTTGGAGGTCCCTGGAACATATAAACACAACCAAAAAATGTGCTAAGCTGCAAATTGTATAAAACACTCACCAGGTGTGCACTATGATGTGTGTACACATCTCTCCTCCCTTTTAGGGGGAGGAGTCAATCCAGGTGCATGCTATGATGTGTGTACACCTCTCTCCTCTTTAGTGGCAGGAGACAATCCCGGTGCGAGCTATGAagtgtgtattattatttagtatttatatagcgccgacatcttccgcagcgctgtacagagtatatatagtataactgtccctcggaggagctcacaatctagtccctaccatagtcatatgtctatgtatgtattatgtagcgtatgtattgtagtctagggacaatttcagggggaagccaattaacgtatttgtaatgttttgggatgtgggaggaaaccggagtgcctggaaaaaacccacacagacacggggagaacatacaaactccttgcagatgttgacctggctgggattcgaaccagggacccagctatgcaaagcgagagcgctaaccactatgccaccgtgctgccatgaTGTGTGtacacttctctcctcctctttagGGGGAGGAGACAATGCAGGTGCATGCTATGATGTGTGTacacctctctcctcctctttaggGGGAGGAGACAATGCAGGTGCATGCTATGATGTGTGTacacctctctcctcctctttaggGGGAGGAGACAATGCAGGTGCATGCTATGATGCGTGTacacctctctcctcctctttaggGGGAGAAGACCCTCGAGATGGTTTGATATGATGCGTGtacacttctctcctcctctgtgCCAATGGAGACCCTCCAGGTGTGTACTATGATGTGTGTACACATTTTCCCTCTGTACAGATGGAGACCCTCCAGGTTCGTGCTATGATGTGTGTGGACAGCTCTGTCCTCCTCCGTAGGGGGAGGataccctgggggggggggggggggggaggtggtctTATTTAAGATACACAGCGTACCTCCCGCATGGATGGGTTTCGTGATTCTTCTCCTTCATCTTGCTGAGGGTCATGAGAAGCACGAGCGCGGCGTCCCATCCTGGCGCCCTGCAGAGGGAAGATATCACATGACACAAACAGCGAGTAAGATGAGGGTACcagcggacacatggggggagggggggggggggtacagaggaGGAGATACAGGAAGGGAGAAATAGGGGATTGACATACATCAATATAGAAACAGAGAAGAGGTGTATCAGCAATGGAGTCAGAACTAACATGTTTAGAGCAAATACAGCACAGATATACAGAGAAGGTATACACTCTACACCTCACACCGCAACCTAATTAACAATACACTGCAACCAATCCCTAACAATACCCACACATTAACAGTAACAATACACTGCAACCTATCCCTAACAATACCTACACGCTAGCCATAACAATACACTGCAACCTATCCATACCAATACACCGCAACCTAACCCTAACAATACCCACACATTAACAGTAACAATACACTGCAACCTATCCCTAACAATACCTACACGCTAGCCATAACAATACACTGCAACCTATCCATACCAATACACCGCACCCTAACAATGTACTGCAACCTAACCATTACAATACACCAGTTTAAGCATATattgaagtgatcattaccagtatagcaccattgaagagctaatactgtggttgagggagggcccctagtgggctccCCTGGTCCAAAGGCCCtggtgtggttgcaacctctgcatcccctcttgctacgccactgatgacaTATCTTAGACCAAGCCGTCTTAGCTTCGAAGCCTCTTGAAGGATACCAGACTCGAAAGCCTCTGGTAAAAAGTGAAGGTGAAGTGGGTAGGGGGGCATAATGAAATACTTACCGCACCTCCTATTCGCCTCCTTCACTCACTGTTCTACTTGGCGACTTGGGcaactccaaacctggacatacagCACCTGTTTCAGCTGTAATGAACACAGTTGTGcactttaaaggtgcagtgggtaaGGGGTATAATCAAATTCATACTGCGCTTCACGTTCCCCCTCCGTCACTCGCTGTTCTCTTCCGCTCAGTCCCGTTCTCCTCGGCGACTCCAAACCCTGGAccactgtgctgcgcatgcgcagtaggtctGTTCTGCTCCCTGTGGCTATGAAgcgtgatgtcacaggacaggagctcGCTCCCCCCGCATCTCTAATCAGCACGCTGGTGTGATCGCTCTCCTGTCCTGTGACAGCACTGGGCAGCCACAGGGGTGGAGCAAAAcaaacatactgcacatgcgctgcgCAGTATGTCTGGGTTCGGAGTCGGCGAGGAGAACGGCGAGTAACGGAAGGGAATAGGAAGCGCAGTAAATATTGGATTATACCCCCCTACCTACTGCACCTTTAATAGTGCACAGCTGTGCTCATTACAGCTGAAACAGGTGCTGAAAACTAATTTGACTCTCACTACTACTTATGGGACCTCTCTTTTCACTGGGACACCATGTGCAAGCTTCTCTCAGGACCCCACCCTAACCCAAGTTCTAATGACCCTAAGATTTGTGAAAAGGCATGCAAAGGTGACCTGGGAGAAGGCTGACCGTAAAACCTGCAGCGTTAGCATTGGAGGGCAGGGGTGGGTGGTTGTGGGACTATAGGGGTGAGCAGCATAGGCAAACGCATGGGGGGGAATTACAGATGCACAGAATCCCATTCAGACCAGGGCcgctgcagtgtctggggacaggcacaggttaggcaccagaatatctgcactgTTTCCTTTTTTACCTGCTACTGTTGACtttgtatggagcagcagcgtgcgtacagagcatggcgcagcagcgtgcgtacagagcatggcgcagcagcgtgcgtacagagcatggcgcagcagcgtgcgtacagagcatggcgcagcagcgtgcgtacagagcatggcgcagcagcgtgcgtacagagcatacagagcatggagcagcagtgtgcgtacagagcatgggacagccgcgtgtgtacagagcatggcgcagcagcgtgcgCACAGAGCATGGGACAGCCGCGTGCGCACAGAGCATGGGACAGCCGCGTGCGCACAGAGCATGGGACAGCCGCGTGCGCACAGAGCATGGGACAGCCGCGTGCGCACAGAGCATGGGACAGCCGCGTGcatacagagcatggcgcagcagcgtgcgtacatacagagcatggcgcagcagcgtgcgtacagagcatggcgcagcagcgtgcgtacagagcatgggcaatggagcagcagcgtgcgtacagagcatggagcaactgctcctgatcgatcccattgtcgacctgggcagatcagacatttaggaaataattgtcagatactGTCAGTcgtatgggaaattgcattgtgtgtatcccGTGCATTATGtgctacccctccccccttcccctgaaaATCATGGGTTTGCCCCTGAGTAGGATATACAGTGTATACACGGGGAAGGTGGGGACTgttgctcctcctcctcacatccGGGCCGCACGCGGACTCACCCCGGTTCTCCGGTTCTCGCGCAGCTCCAGCACGTCGTCCATCACTCGGGGAGTCTTCAGCTCTGTCTCTATGGCAACCGCATCGCCTCCTGTAGTCACGTGGCGAGGTCAGACGTGTCAGTGCGCATGTGCGGAGCTCCGATAGGTCACAGTGCGGATTGGGGGCGGCGATGTTCTGTTTCTGAGATGCGGAAAGGAGACACGCCTCCTGCGCATTAATTAGTGACTTCACAAAGGGGGACGGCGCCGGTTGGTGGAGCGAATATTTTGTTATTTCATTTTCAGTCACCAGAAGTGAGTATTCAGCCAGTCCAACGCATAATACAAGAGGAGGGGCCTACAAATAATAGAAGACGGGACTGGGTGATGGGAGGAGGGGCCTACAGGGAATGGttggggagattggaggaggggctTACAGATAATGGAAGAAGGAGCATTAAGTTAGAAGGAGGGGCATTGAGATAACAGAAGAAAGGctggagtgatgggaggaggAGCCTACAGATAATGTGAGGAGGAGCAAGAAGATGGAAGGTGGGGACTACAGATAATTGAAGGAAGCTGGGTTGGTTGGATGTGgggcccagggccggttctagacaggcacatatgagggggcagacagaaatttgcagggggcGCAAAAAACACCTGCGCCGCGCGCAGCGCGGCGcccccaaaaatgggcgtggtcatacagaccgtgggcgtggtcatgggtggggccaaatatacatgaacttagcagcgttgTAACCTAAAGATAAAGGGCCTGACCAACAAAATGTTGGGTGGAGCCTCCTATCCTTTAATTAGATTATTTACTATTAGTATAGGCATAGAGTAAAAATGCATACACACGTTCAGTTTTGatttgccaatcactgaccaattttaccacccccatctagtatgagggccaacagacttcAAATACTATGAGCTgagctctcataatacctagaagagtaaaattggccaatcaaaatggatgtgtgtaccaggctttacagctaatactgtacatacaatacagatggtttacaatcagtaaaggtacAGAATAACAACTTACatagtacatactggaggtagcagagatcagaacatgctacagctagtttactatcagcacaggcacagagtaacagtttatactgtacatactggaggtagggtAGAAATGAACAACACACGGGGGTTAGAAATGAAGGGCACACACTACAGTGAGTTAACGTTGAGtttaggtacagagtaacagctaatgctgtacatactggaggtagcagagatcagtatacactgcagctagtttaccatctgtacaggcacacagtaacagctaatgctgtgcatactggaggtagcagagatcagtacacactgcagctagtttaccatcagtacaggcacacagtaaccgctaatgctgtacatactggaggtagcagagatcagtacacactgcagctaatttaccattagtacaggcacacagtaaccgctaatgctgtacatactggaggtagcagagatcagtacacactgcagctaatttactatcagcacaggcacagagtaacagcttatactgtacatactggaggtaggggTAGAAATGAACAACACACGAGGGTTAGAAATGAAGGGCACACACTACAGTGAGTTAACATTGAGtttaggtacagagtaacagctaatgctgtacatactagaggtagcagagatcagtacacactgcagctagtttaccatcagtacagacaCACAGTAACAGCTAATGCTGtgcatattggaggtagcagagatcagtacacactgcagctagtttaccatcagtacaggcacacagtaatagctaatgctgtacatactggaggtagcagagatcagcacacactgcagctagattactatcagtacaggcacagaggaacagcttacactgtacataatggaggcagcagagatctcacactgcagctagtttactgtcagtacaggcacagaatataAGCTTTAGCAGGGACTATATCACTACTTTTCCTGGGGCAAATCAGATTAAGAAAGGTACATACTTACCTGCCTTGATTACCTTAATTAATCAactattctagtggcaggctggtattgATCGGTCGATTCACATGAGAGGCTTGTGGTGAGGCTTGTGGTGATTCTAGTAGAGGGTAGATAGTGATTAATATATTTTAGTGGTAAGCAAGTAGTGAAAGGTAGGCAGCAGGAGACAAATAACAGTAATAACTAGATGCTGGCAAATATTGGGTGACAGGCATGCAATAGGTGATAGGGAGCAGTGGAAGTAACATAGTGTGCCAAGTTCCAATGGGGTACATAAAAAAAAAGGGCTAGGGCTTACGGTACACAAATTAAACtgttctcctctgaggacagtcagtgacctggCTATGtagtttgtaaagtgctgcagaagatgtcagtgctatataaatacatattaataatatggtaggacagtacactatgactatggtaggattagattgtgagctcctctgaggacagtcagtgacatagctACGTATtctgtaatgcgctgcagaagatgtcagtgctatgtaaatacataataatatggtagggcattatactatgactatggtaggattagattgtgagcttcctacacacacactacacacacacactaggacACAGAGAGAGGCACAGACATGGGCACAGATAgaggcacacaacacacactgcactgtaaacataacactacatacacactttgTTCACTATGagcacgagagagagagagagagagagagagagagagagagagagagagagagagagagagagagagagcgagagagagagagagagagagagagagagagagagacaaaaaaaaaaaaaataacaagatAGACAGAATCCAGACCACCTCCCCTGACGTGCAGTCCTCATAACTCTGCTGGCCAGCTGCCGCTGCATCCTCCAAGTTCCTAGCTGTGAGaacattcagtgttctccccctcATCAGTCAGTCTTGCTTCATCGCTCCTCAGTCTTCAGAGTGGTGAAGTGCCAGGTGTCTGCAGCCCTTTGATCTCCTCGGCACACTTCTGCTCTGCTGTGCTCCCCAGCCCCAGCGAG
Encoded here:
- the IFT43 gene encoding intraflagellar transport protein 43 homolog isoform X2, with amino-acid sequence MGRRARASHDPQQDEGEESRNPSMREGPPKPLRQGGWADDSSGASRMGKRGSEDVEDSRLRQQSLEESDDGSDIPVIPDLEEVQEEELALQVAAPPSVQVNRVMTYRDLDNDLMRHAAFQTLDGDIDLKLLTKVLSPEGEVREDDVRWDWDLLYTEVCSELLTEWNLGKVEEDAVTS
- the IFT43 gene encoding intraflagellar transport protein 43 homolog isoform X1; translated protein: MDDVLELRENRRTGGARMGRRARASHDPQQDEGEESRNPSMREGPPKPLRQGGWADDSSGASRMGKRGSEDVEDSRLRQQSLEESDDGSDIPVIPDLEEVQEEELALQVAAPPSVQVNRVMTYRDLDNDLMRHAAFQTLDGDIDLKLLTKVLSPEGEVREDDVRWDWDLLYTEVCSELLTEWNLGKVEEDAVTS